ttttttttgtttttacaactaAAGCTTGGAAGGAATGTACTTGGCCTATGCTATTGGAAGAGTCATATTTTTAGGGAATGTGAAGCTCATGTGTTTCTTTAAGGAAAGATTTTTGACAGCTACTACTACAACATTGCCCAGCTGGGAGAGGTGcttaaaataaatgaggaaaaagaaaagcagcagAATGAAGCTAATAATTACCTAAGTCTTAAGATAGTTTTTCTAAATACAGTAGCTGAACATCTGGGTAAATTCATGGTATAGTGGTGACACTGACTTCAGAACAGTCATTTCAGATATATGGAAGAGAAGACAAGGGAACAAGCATATTACCTGCTATAGGCCAGATGATAtactaagcacttaacaaatatttaattttatctcattttgataAAGTCATGAATAATTAGGTGGGGTTGGCTAAGAAAGATAGAAGTATTGATGGAATTACTCTCTGAGGCAAGCAGAGCAGGGCAATGATCAAAATCAGTTTAATTTTAATAGTCCCACCTTTTGTGGAGGTAATGGGTAGCTCCCACCTTGCTGTGTCCAgccagaaatccaagttatgtcaaaccccacGAATCTGTCCGTGGCTCATGCCATCTTTATTGAACACTTCTGGGTCAGTCTACCATGGTTTTCTACCTCATggtgtctttttccttcttttagaaTACTCAACTCTTCTATGGATTTAGCCCATCAGTTAAGGGCATACTCCCACCTCATGgaatatttttctcttgtttacTTGTGAGTTCCACTATAGAATTTATCCCCTTTCCTTGATAACTATAAGCTGTCCCTGGACTCTAgttcatatttactattcctggtatctcttcattttttctgtaacatcttctcctaaataaatctactttttgccaaagagaatggccattgtgaattcttcacatgactgaaccctaACATTCAATGCCAACTTCTCTCCCAGAATTTCATTATCTGGTGCTTGAACCCCAAACACATCATTTGATACTAAGAATTGCTATCATGAATGCATCGTTTGTTGCCAAAATTTCCCTCTTCAAACACATCATTATGACATAATTTAATGCAAAAATAACAGACACAATGTTACCTGCACATTTGGTCTGTTTCTTTTGGTGGCTCCTTCAAATGCCAAGTAAGATAGAGAAGCTGGTTCACTTCCTCCAACATCAACTTTGAATAAATCACCAGATTTAGCAGTCACAATGCCTATCACATGGTCTCCTTTAACAGGGACATACTGCAAGAGAAAAGTCACAAAAGCACAAGCATATAGACATCTGAAAACAGAGATTTTCACCAGCAAAGGGTTCAAATAGATTTTTacatttctacttttaaaagacTATAATATTTCAACGTAACCATATTATTTGGCCTAAAAATTTGGTCTAAACACTGGCCATATCCCTAAATGAGACCTCTttaggaagataaatttatatagcTATATGCTGAAAAATTTACGCTGTTTGAGGtcacacaacttttttttttgtttgtttgtggggttttttttgtttttttttttgcttttgattctATAGGCAAACTTTTGAGAGGTCATGGACAACAATTGCATAGAATAAGCAGGCAGGTTAAGATTGTTGTCTTCGGAGAGAAATCCGAATCATTAGATCACATTACATACATATTTAGATGAGCATACACAGCACTCTGTCTAGTGCCTTGCACAAAGTAAATgaatcattatttgttttttatcaattccaaatataaagaaaaggtaTAAACCAATATAGAATAATTCCAGTGATTAATTTCTTAATAACCAAATTTAGCTTCAAACTATCTcaaaaatatttatccattttatctagATATATTTGTCTACTGTTATATATTTCTCCATATAAATATCCAGTTATGTTTATTTCTctgtaattttagaaaaatattttcagagtAGAAACTTGGGCTACTTAACTTAGAAACTGTCCACATACTATTCCATTCAATTAATATAGAGCACagaaagcacataataaatgcataATAAGCATTCATTCAATTCACCAGATTGCTGTAGGGAGATACAAAGGACAGGTAAAACCCACCTCTGCCCTCATGGAATGTACAGTATAATAGTGGAATACCACCTGTACAAAAGCAACTACAATATGGCTAAAATGGCAGTGTCTCTCCTTGACTGTTGAAAACTCCTAATTGGTCATTCTGCTCCATCTTTCCCACCAACAATCATTAAtgttctcttcctcttcaaatatttgttgaatgtttaCCTTAGTCTCTCCTTTACTCCTTCCATTCCATCTTTATGAAATCTATTACTATGCTTCATCTATAAACATATTATTTATCCTCTCCCACCTTTAGAGCAACTTtgtgatttttatctttatattctttaaaCATAATGGCTTGTATATAGGAGGcacttaaatttgaatttaattgtGGTACCTGTGCAAGTTATAAGCAAAATGTTGGGTCATGGGAGAGAGGAATGAATAATCAATTGAGAGGTAGAGATGCTGCAGAAATTCCACTAATAAGTATTGTGACATAAACTGGGCTAGACATTggagatgtaaagaaaaaatgttttaaaattcctGCTTTCAAAGAACATATAACTGTTCAAGAAAGGTTTTATACAGGAAGTAGCGTAAAACTCATCTTTAAGAGATGAGGTGATAGGTACGTGTCACATTTTAGGTCCTAGCAAAGGAAGGACAATTGAGAATGTGTATGGACAGTATTAAGTAGTAGAGTTTCATTGGATCTGCATAGTAAGGTGGCGTTGAACTTTCGGGAGGAACTTTTAATAGGTGGCCTGGGAAACTGGAACTTTATTCAGTAATTCAGAGTCCTAGGAAGAATTTTGGATGGAGAAATCACATGACTAGATGAATGCATAAATACAATTCGGCAGCAAAAATGGGTTTGGAGCAGGAAGATCCATTTTAATAGTTCATAGAAGTGGTGCTGAAAATTTTTCTATGGCAGAAGCTCTCAAAAGAATTATCTTGTAGAGACAACAGGAGACAAGTTAACTCACTGgattgttgttaggatcaaattaTCACATTATAAAGAGGCTGAAGAGGTCTTGGAGGCTAATTTATAGATCATTTGCCAGAGGCCACACAAGTAAAAACATCAGAGATGGGGTGTGCCTAGACCCACTTAATCCAAATGATATAATACTATAATATGAACTAATCCGAGTGTGCCTCTCTCCTGGTCTAAGTCATCTTGCTCCTAATCTCGCCCTTTAACAATCCATTcttccatgttctttttttttcttttcaccaaaGCATTTCTAAAATGTGAGCTATTGCCAAATGCTAAAATCTAGCATCTTTAAGTGATGTGGGAACTGTGAGAAAGAGCAGCAAGGTACAGCAGAATAGGGCAGATCTGGAGTCAATGAATctgaggatttgaacccaaggtcTGCTATTTATTATCTGGCTGATTAGCTTTCATTCATCCCTCTAGGTCCCAATTATTTCTTCTGTAAACAGAGCGACGGGtgcaactaaaatcccacctcctaCAAAGTATAGCAGTACTTGTTAATTACATCCAGTTTATCAGGTCAATAACTTGCATGTTTGTATGTGGTCTCCTGTATTAGACCGAAAGAGGATATTTTTTGTCCCTTTCAGTATCCACAGTGCCGGGCACAGAAGAGGCATTTTCGACGAAGGTTTATGAGGGGGCAGATGGGTGGCATAGTGACTAGAGCACCGGCTCTGGTATCAAGAGAACTGAGTTCTAACGACACTGTAAGTTTTCTACTGGCTGtgtgacaaatcatttaaccctcgaaaaaacttttttatttttaagtttattgaCTAATTCAGAGAAGTCTTCAGGAGGCTAGTATTCATCTCTGCCTAGTCTTTAGAGCAGGATAAACTCGGGGAATTTCAAgtgaagaggagaggagggaggggagcaaGGCGATGAGACAAGGGGCAGGATAAGCTAAAAGGGGCTGCGGGCACATTTTAGGGAGGAAAGATTCAAATCGGGACATGCCAGGCTTTGGAGAACCTGCAGGCAATGATGAAGTGCGGCTCTCCCATTTTACAGGCGGGGAAACTGGGGCGAGAGGCGCCCGAATCCTGACTCGTGCCAGGGCGTTGTCTCCACGTGTTTGAGCTTGGATAGCCGAACCGGGCCGGGCCTCCTTCACTTACTCGTTTCTGCTGGGAGTCCACCCAATACACGCCGCCTCCGCCTCCGCTACCGCCGGGCTCCTTGTGGCGGAGCCGCCCGCACTTGGTGACCAGAAGGCGGTCCCCGCACCGCCGCAGGCCCGGACCGCACACCACGCGGGCGCGGGGCCGCACCACGGACCCCAGGCGCAACGTCTGCTCCGCGGAGCCCTCGGTGCCCGGCCCCGCCGACTCGGGCAGCAGTAGCTCTTCCCCCGGCAGTACCACCTGCCCCAGCATGGTCCGCGCCACCCGCGGAACCGAGACGGAGGTCTGTGAGGCCGCCATCACCCAGCCACTGCTTCTGCTACACCTGCTAGAGCGACCTCTACAGGcgggaggagagagaggataaAAGACGCCTCAAACCGCCTTTTCTCCAGAATTTCTACGGCAGAGTGGAAAAGCAGTCCCGCCCCGGCCCTGCCCCCATAGGCCCCGCCCCTTCCGCTGAGGCTATATCTCACGTGAGTAGGAGCAGTCCAGCATAGTCAAGGTACCGCCTTTTCACTGCAGCTCCATCTTACGTGAATGGAGGAGCAGCAGCTCTGGAACCGCCCTCTGACCCTCCCTTCCACAGTGGTTCCATTCCACGTGACTAGAAGACCGTTCCCCCAAGACTCACTCTTTCACTCTGGCCCCGCCCATAAACACCCCAAGTCCCTGCCCCTTGTACTGAGGGCCAACCCACGTGAGTGAAGGAGCATCTCGACCCCCGCCTCCAAGATCCTGTTCCTTTTTCTGTGCGTTCCTTCTGCGAGATAAAGGattattttccccccttcccGTTTGGTCCCACTCTTGCACTTAGCTCTTCTCACCTGTCCCTACTTGCAAAGAATGTCATTTAGAAGCTGCAGGGGTCACTGAAATTAGGTAATTTGTCCATGATCACGCGTGCTAGTTTAGAACTTTCTAGCATTATAGATTTAGTAGGAATAAATCTTTTGTATTCTCCAACTAGCCAGCGTATAGAAAATCAGCAATTCTTTTGAGTTTCAATTATGCTTCAGAccctcattagctgtgtgacccctgcaATCTTTCTCCAAtttcataaaatggggatactattTTACACTAAAGAGTGATTTACAAATTTAAAGCacttatatatgtaatatatctaTAGTAGCATTTGTAGGCTAGCATTTAGCTATTCCTGGCTCCGAGGCCAGTTTTCCATTCCCTGTACTCCTGTGACTCCTATTAAGCCTTTTCTGGCTTTAAGGTCAATTTTCCATTTATAATATTTCATCGCTTCAATCTTGCCTGGAATATTTCTGATAAGTCTGATTTCCAAAATCTCTAGAGAACTGACAAATATCTATCCACAAGACAAAACCATTCCCGAAAAGATAAGTAGCTAAAGGTGATGGAGTTTTCAAGAAACATGTTATGTTTCTTCTTGCAAGCCTACAGGGTGATGACCAATGCCTTACTGATTTCCTACAGAGAATACAAAAGACAATCGTTTCAATGCTACTTCTCAGCTCAGAAGCAGGTTACTCATTCCCATGTTATTACCGATGGGAAAAGTGAAGccagaaataggaaatgaagggcCTCTGGCCGTTGCATTGTCGTGGTCAAAACCCTTGAATGTTGAAATGAGGGGAACGGGTTTTGGAAAAACTTTCCCTCAGTCTCGGTTCGGAATTCCCACACACCAAAGGagtagaaatggaaggaaagagagagagcaggagataggaatgaggaagaaaagttggaacacaaaatGTGACAAAacttgaaagctatctttacatgtatttggaaaagaaaatactaccgaaaatttttttaaaaagggagaaagcaCGGAAAATTGGGAGAgactgaaggaagaaaagatataaagaaggacagggaaaaaaggaaggaaaaagagaagcgGAAGGTGCTGGAAgcgagaaaggaaagaaagtgtaGAAGATACAAagtaggagggggaaagagaatgcagggagagaggaaggggcgGGCAAGAAGTGGGCGGAATTGCGCCGTCCCTCCCCCAGCGGGGCAGACCCTTCccggggaggggagaagggggggtAGTTACGAGTCCTGCGGGCGCAAGCTCAGTTTTACTCTTCCAGTCCCTAGAAGTCTGTTTGGGAAAGCTGAGCGACCCGCGGGCAGGAGCCGAGCCGGTCTAGGACACTTCACCATGGCACTCCTGTTTCGCCTTCTGCGCCCGGGACTGAGTTCGGTGAGTTGCTGGGCCCGGGAACCGGGGGAGGTCTGAGAGATGCTGAGCTGGGCGCCGCGGGGGGTGGGAGGCGGTGGCCCACGCAGCGTGCGTCGTGTGGGACAGGCTGGGTGAGAGGGGGTGGGGGTGCCCTCTGACCTGGCCCCGCGTGCTCCGGTCACGGTCATGGTCACGTCTGTGGCCGGGGACAAAACTTAATGCCATCGCCCCGGGAAGCTCGGTGCACGTCTGCAAGCGGAACGCGCCGTGTCAGCCGTGCAGTCCATCCCCGCGCCCCCACACACACGCACTTGAATTCCAGCGAAACCCTCTTAAAGCGCAGTCACTAACTGGAAAACTGCTCAGTGAAACTTTCTAGGTGTTGACTTCTTAACTTGTCGGCGCTTCTAGGGGGCCCTACCGTAGTGTGTCTTTCCGGCGCCTGGGAGGCGTCCGGCGCTGGGGTCTGATTTTTCTGTTGGTGCTTAACTATGTGACCTCGGGGCAAGCCTATTTTTCTCGCTCGGGATTCTCCTTTCTCCATCTGAAATATGAAAGGGACTGTAGGAGATGACTTCTAAGGACCTCAGCTCTAACTGGTGATACTGTAAAAGTAATTGGCAAAGTGAGATGATTGGCttttgcccccctcccccccatgtgAGGGATTATATTCTAGAAGAAACTGGGTCTCAGAGAAGTAACTTGCCCACACAGATTGTAAGGATGAAAAGTTCAGTTAAAACTGGTCTTTGTTTACACACACAGAAAAAGgacataaacatttatatagtgcctactgtgGTCCAGTTAtaacttgattctcacaacaactctttgaTATAGTTGCTGTTACACTCATTTTACACTTACTGTTGtagtttctgtaaaatgggttgtaACAGCAGTTGCCTTAACAGATATTTAAATGACTTATCGcagatcatacagctaattaaAGTGTtggaggttagatttgaactcccatCATTGTAGCTCCAGACCCAGCGTTCTCTCTGCAGCACCACCCACCCAAATTCAGTCACTTCGCATCTGCCAGTGCTTTTCAGGAGCTGAAGATGGGGTTTATCTGAGCCGGGTGACTGACATGCATGATTTTGGGAGAAGGGCACTCCATCTGTGTTTTCCTCAGACTAAGGAGTGAGTGCCTGGCGAGGAACTTCTTGTGCAAGTTGGACCATCGCTTATTCTATATAAGAGGCAGCATGGGGTAGTGAGTAAAGAGCTGACTAAGGAGTCAGAAAACTTTAGTTCAAACCCCACCGCTACACATTCTGATTTTGAGACTTTGGGGAAGTAATTTATTCTAAGTGCCCCCAAATAACTTTGTACAAGTACAAATAGAAgagcagaggggcagctaggtgactcagtggatagagcaccagggctgaagtcaggagaacccgacACTTAAtgctttccagctgtgtgactctgggcaagtcacttaaccccagctacctcaagcaacaaaacaaaacagaaaataaagcaaattgcAAATGCCTTTCTGCATTGACCAAGGGAGTTTATTCACTGGCATTTCTCTATACCAATTATCAGTATCAGCATTTCCAgtccagcccccctccccccaatcccaATCACTACTAAACCTAGTCCTAgttgaaaatgttaaaataaaattagagc
This sequence is a window from Sminthopsis crassicaudata isolate SCR6 chromosome 1, ASM4859323v1, whole genome shotgun sequence. Protein-coding genes within it:
- the EXOSC3 gene encoding exosome complex component RRP40, which encodes MAASQTSVSVPRVARTMLGQVVLPGEELLLPESAGPGTEGSAEQTLRLGSVVRPRARVVCGPGLRRCGDRLLVTKCGRLRHKEPGGSGGGGGVYWVDSQQKRYVPVKGDHVIGIVTAKSGDLFKVDVGGSEPASLSYLAFEGATKRNRPNVQVGDLIYGQFVVANKDMEPEMVCIDSNGRANGMGVIGQDGLLFKVTLGLIRKLLAPECEIIQEIGKLYPLEIVFGMNGRIWVKARTIQQTLILANVLEACEHMTTEQRKQIFSRLSES